A segment of the Entelurus aequoreus isolate RoL-2023_Sb linkage group LG23, RoL_Eaeq_v1.1, whole genome shotgun sequence genome:
ttgctcatacctCAAACTTTACTATTATAGTTCCGCACATTTCTCTTACGATTAATGCGAGACGgatcggccaacgaacccccacatatgttatacggTCGGAAAGGTCTCGGTCGCACCGATGGCGGACCTTTTagttgggaacatttcgtgttaccatggcgacgctattcacaagtaaaataaaaaaatagacaggttctcaattaaatatgtcattggggccccaaATCTCCCCCTGAAGAAAACCAGGGGTAGCTGAGTGATTAAAGCATCTTGCTCCCAATCAAAGAgagctgggttcaaatcccagtcagctTGATCAGTAAATTACCACAGCTCCAGAGTTTTCgttcacctccatcgtagtttACTAAAACAGGTCctcgattatatttgtcattGGGGCCTGAAATCTAGGTCTGTGAGAGGcaggatagctgagtggttaacaccgTTGGCCCACCAAGCAAGGGCTACTGAGTTCTAATCCCAGTAAAGggttagtgttttgtttcaccATCATTGTGATTtagtgagacaggttctcaattaaatatgtcattggggcccgaaatatTGGCTCCAGAAAACTagggatagctgagtggttaaagcaGCAATCTCCCATTCAAAaaggactgggttcaaatcccagtcaggtcacacAGTAACTAGGAAAGATCCAGCCAGAGGAATTCATCTTTTATAtggtagtttactgagacaggttctcaattaaatatgtcattggggcccgaaatctcaCTTTAAGAACACCAAGAAAAGGCTCAATGGTTAAAGCAGCTACCTCACAATCAAAGGGGACTGTGTTCAAATCCCAGTCCGATTGATCGGAAACTAGGAAAGGTGCAGCGGGAGGAGTTAAagttttgtataatagtttactgagacaggttctcaattaaatatgtcattggggcccgaaatctaggCTCCAACAGACCgcggatagctgaatggttaaacagctagctcccaatcaaagggctctgggttcaatcccaggcagGTTGATCGGCTTGCCAAGCCAAAGTATGCAGGAGTGGGGACGCCGGACAGTGTGGGGGTGtttcacctcccccacacagagtaaagctAAGTGGTCGCTGGTTAATTAACtcatagttaaaaaggtaagtatgggtAATACCAAATAGTCgatagtccaaaagtcaagggtTAGCTCCTCCTGATGTGCTGAGGCTAAAGTTGGTAAGTGTACCATCGTAATTCCTAGGCTGGGATGGGCAGGAACATGGATAATTAATCATTGTGGgcgttgaccaatcagctctcctcggtctgactaattgcaattgggtaacaaaaaaaaaggagaaacaaTTCTAGTTGGATAAAGAATAAAccaaatagaaaaaacaaatggGAAACAATGAATAAAGGACAAGAATGAATAGAAGTAAAGTAACAATGGTGGAATAACTAAAGGAAGGCTACCATCTAATTTTTGATCATTATTctaaaaaaaagatgtttttcatatttgtttttattaaccttattttttaaattatccaattattaatttttaattatgTCAATTAGTCTAGacccaggagagctgattggtcaaatGCCTACAATGATTAATTATCCATGTTcctattcccgcccatcccagcctAGGAATTAGGATGGTACACTtaccaactttagcctcggcacaCAGGAGTAGCTAACCCCCAAGGTTATCGACTACTATAGACTATTTATTAGTATTACCcgtacttacctttttaactataagtttattaaccagctaccacttagctttactctgtgtgggggaggtgaaaCACCCCCACACTGTCCGGCGCCCCACTCCTGCATACTTTGGCTTGGCAAGCCGATTGACCTGGCTGGGATTGAacacagaaccctttgattgggagctagctgtttaaccaatCAGCTATCCGCGGTCTGCTGAGactagatttcgggccccaatgacatatttaattgagaacctgtctcagtaaactatgatataaaactttAACTCCTGCCACTTGAGGTTTCCAAGTTACTGATcgatctgactgggatttgaacctagtcctctttgattgggagctagctgctttaaccactcagctatccttAGTTTTCTTAAACAGAggtttcgggccccaatgacatatttaattgagaacctgtctcagtaaactatgatataaaactttAACTCCTCCCACTGGAGCTTCCCTAGTTACCGCTCAACTTGActgggaattgaacccaggaccccTTCATTAGCAGTTACTGGTGTTAaccactgagctaccttgggtcTTCCTAAGGACAAATTTCGGGccacaatgacatatttaatcatGAATCTGTCTGTGTAAATTATGATCGAGATGCGATAAAACACTAATAACTCTTCCAAGTGGAGTTTTGTAAGTTACCTATCAGTCCATCAGGGGGGTTCAAACCCAGAAGTAATTGTTGGGGGAGGCAACGGTTTTAATCACTCACCTATCCTGGGTCTTCTTGAGAGAAGATTCCGGGCATCAATGACAAATATAATTAGGGAACCCTGTTCCAGTTAAACTACAACGGAGGTGAAACCAAACTGAATACCAATCCACCCAACTGGGATTCAAACCCAGATATGTCACCTTGATGCCTCCAGCCAGAGTGCTGTAAGTTACACATCGACCCGACTGGGATACGAACACAGCACCCTACATTCCGAGTCAACCGTTTTAACCACTGAAGATTTTGTTCCAAACACAAATGTAATCAACGACTCCTGGCTCAATTACGTATGATGGAGTTGGGACAAAACACTGCCAACCACAGTGGGATTCAAACCTAGCACCCTTTCATCTGAGTCAACAGTTTTAAACACTGGGCTAACCCGGGTCTTGGGAAGAGAAGATGTTGTTCCATACACAAAGGTAAATGAGGACAtcttgctcagtaaagtatgatggaggtggaacaaaatactgtCAACCAGACTGGGATTCAAACCCAGCACCCTTCATTCTAAGTCAACTGTCTTAACCACTGAGCTATTCTGGGTCTTGTGAAGGAAGAGTGTGTCAGAGAGTGTGAGTGtatatctatagttatattttaataaagaCGCTActcataaacaacaacaacaacaaacacggcTGTAGATGCGAAGTGAAATCAcaaaatgcaaccttacctgagcaaaaacgaggcatatttatccgggagagtcttgataccaggtttcttgacccagccacacacaaataaattgtagacctccatgctagTTTTGTCGtacagaatgatgtctggagcatcagatagttcgacatgtctgggtacataatccttgatatcactcgacaaatctatcTTTTTTGATAAAAGTATAGGGGtaaattccattgcatagttcgatttttttgcttgtatctgcttttagtggtaagatctaggccccttgcataCGCAGATAGTGCGCACTCTGTTTGCTGTGCGGTAGCCATGTTGGttttggtggcccaccacttcacttAAATCCGTATAAAAGTCACATGACTGAATAGAACCTACACGAACCacaggttaagaaacactggtcgaGGATAGGACggcactttattgtcattgcacgtataaagtacaacaaaattacattttcagcacAGACCCTTTCAAGAGCAGCCATGCATTGTGCAGGGAAGACCGAACAGGAATGCTGGTGGGTGCCCCGTAAAGGTGGGAAAATGGTAAACATAGGGGCGGGGGAAGAAGAGAAAAAAGCAAGTCCCAAGCTAAACTCCAAGGGGGGTGGTTGCGTTTGGCTAGAGACCAGAATAAACCTCTATAGCaaagcatatatacatacagtattagGGCATACAACTCAAGACTTGCATGAGGGGGAAGGGTACGGGCATGCCAGCTGTTAGGGGTGCTGCTCCGTTTTCCATCAAACCATGTGGGGTGAAGCGTCAAAGGCAAGGCATGTATTTTACGtggatacatatgtgtatataagcCTGCAGAGTGTCTCTGTTCTTTAGGAGAGTCTCGGAGCAACGACCAGGCCAGTTCACTAGCAGCCAGGGGGAAAAAAACTatccagattagaatgtttgtgtttgagaaagcctataaaacacatttaaacattACACTCAAATTGTCTATGTCCAGGTTttcaaattcatcatacttcgtcATGCAGAGCAGAAGGCGTCCCCAAGATGTTGTCAAGTTTGCGATTTAGTCCAAACTCGgagttctgcccgcatcctccaatcattcatGGCAGCTTCGGGGTACTTCGAACGGCTGCCAGggtcttccaatttgtcgacactTACTCCTGTTGTCATGGCGtcaaataggtagatatcttcaacaGCCTTGACAGAAAAGGTCGCCAGAAAAGCGACACTTCTcatctcccaagagtccgtcgtgcgTCCAGCAACAGCTGTTCGGTCTGGAGAGGCAGGTCCCTCCAACCCCGAACCGGAGATCTTGTAAATTTCGTTGAGAGATTTGAAAGATTTGAAAGAGCAATGCAAAAGAGGTTAGGAGAATTTTAAGACAAAACCAAGAAGCAGgcgggagagataagggagaTTGAAAGGGAGCGTCTGTTGATGAACTTGTTGATGCCtttcattttgtgttttttggccTTGAAGAGATGGTGCTCGTCTTCACCTTCGTCCTGTGCATCCTTTCCAGAATAATCTCATATACCCTTTTTATTGCACAGGGATTTTTTTGTATGAAGTGCTCTGACACTAAAAGCACCAAACTTTTCCAAGTACATTGGCTTCCAGCATGCAATATAACAAGTAAAGGCTCAAACCCATTCCAATATTTAAGTTATCTTTAATGGATCGCTGTGAATCAAAACTAAAATCACTgtattcatcaatcaatcaatgtttatttatatagccctaaatcacaagtgtctcaaagggctgcacaagccacaacgacatcctcggtacagagcccacatacgggcaaggaaaactcaccccagtgggacttcGAGGTGAataactatgagaaaccttggagaggaccgcatatgtgggtaaccccccctaggggagactgaaagcaatggatgtcgagtgggtctgacataatattgtgaaagtccagtccatagtggatctaacataatagtgagaggtaTTCAACATTAAAATGCATCTAATGATTTCTTCTCCCACCTGTACCTAAAAGAAAATAAGGTGGGCTGGCTGGGTCCTAACTGGGTCCAGACTAAAATGCTTCGCAAGGCGTGCAGTAGACCTTTAGTGACTCTTTAGGAGTTCATCCAAGAAGGACTTCGAATAACGAACATTTATTCGCcattgtgtgttctcatgtgtctttgcaTATTACTTTTGTTGGAGAATCTTTCGTCGCAcactgaacaactgaaaggtttttctcccgtgtgcgttctcatgtgtgacCGCATTGTTCCCCTTTGAGAGAACTTTTTCCCACAGTCCGAGCAATTGAAAGgcttttctcccgtgtgtgtccGCACGTGTCGACTCAAGTCACAGGTTCTAACAAAACCTTTTGAACAAACAGAACAACTATAGGGAgcgtctcctgtgtgtgttctcatgtgtgtttgcaTATCATTTTTGTTAGAGAACCTTTTGCCACAcactgaacaactgaaaggtttttctcccgtgtgtgatCTAATATGTGTTTGCATATTGCGTTTGTTAGAGAATCTTTTACTGCACACTGAACAACTGAAAAgcttttctcccgtgtgtgttctcatgtgtgacaGCATTGTTCCCCGTTGAGAGAACGTTTTGCCGCAGTTTGAGCaattgaaaggtttttctcctgtgtgagtCCGCATGTGCAGAGTCAACTTAGAGTTCACCACAAAGCCTTTCGCGCACAcagaacaactgaaaggtttttctcccgtgtgcgtgCGCATGTGTGTTTGCATATTGCGTTTGTCAGAGAATCTTTtatcacaaactgaacaactgaaaatcttttctccagtgtgtgttttcatgtgtgacAGCAATGTTCCGCTTTGAGAAAAACGTTTGCCACAGTTTGAGCAAGTgaagggtttttctcctgtgtgcgttctcatgtgtgacAGCAATGTTCCACTTTGGGAAAACCTTTTGCCGCAGTTTGAGcaaataaaaggtttttctccggtgtgcgtcCGCATGTGTCGAGTCAAGTCAGCGTTTATAACAAAGCCTTTCGCACAAACGGTACAATTGTAGGgagtttctcctgtgtgtgtcctCATGTGTTTTTGCATATTACTTTTGTTGGAGAATTTTTTATCACACGCTGAAcaactaaaaggtttttctccggagTGTGATTCCATATTTACATTAACGGGTGACGTagtgtcgtcactatctgatagtggagctaagagcttgtctgcttgtgatcctccacagtggtctccatcagcttctgttgtcatgtgttgagttgagctgctgctggaCGATTCCACATCTCTGTCCTCCTCATTTGGACTGTgaagaagctgtgaggactcaggtggtttgtcttcatggtcttcagtcttcacagaaataatagtcagtggaaacttggtgagatcagcctcctcctgccctagaagacaatCTCCCTCCCGAGTGAGCCAcaattcctcctcttcttctttaagGTGGGGGGGTTGCGGctcctcctgcttcaaagtggagctcccctccAGCGACTTGGGAAACAGCTCTTGTTGACGACCAAACAGCTGCAGGAATTCTGCggaacacaaacaaaacaaatacatttgaaCTCAGACATGTCATATATGAGGGAAGATTAATCACACCCtgagtatagaacgatcactctgttctaagctTGCCCAGCTTGTAGGATTAATGTGCACAATTTAATATCTCCGCCCGCACCTTCTCCTCTTTGTGCCGATAACACGGTGAGCCCGCTAGTCTCGCTACACCATCTAggacagagctgggcaaatatttggactagggggccacattgagagaaaaacaaTGTGTCTgcggggccaatgtgtatgtgtgtataaatacatttagctgtaaaaatctgctgtaaagttgattttcacggcaaaaactgattttcacggcaaaaactgattttcaaggcaaaaactgattttcaaggtaaaaactgattttcaaggtaaaaacgaattttcaaggtaaaagttgattttcaaggaaaaaacgaattttcaaggtaaaagtggattttcaagataaaagttgattgtcaaggtaaaaactgattttcaaggtaaaagttgattttcaaggtaaaagttgattttcaaggtaaaaactgattttcaaggtaaaagttgattttcaaggaaaaaacgaattttcaaggtaaaaattgattttcaaggtaaaaactgattttcaaggtaaaaactgattttcaaggtaaaagttgattttcaaggaaaaaactaattttcaagggagaagttaattttcaaggtaaaaactgatattcaaggtaaaaactgattttcaaggtaaaagttgattttcaagggattttcaaagcaaaaacagattttcaaggtaaaaactaattttcaaggtaaaagttgagtttcaaggtaaaagttgattttcaaggcaaaaaaggattttcaaggcaaaaaataattttcacggtaaaaacagattttcaaggc
Coding sequences within it:
- the LOC133640709 gene encoding gastrula zinc finger protein XlCGF57.1-like isoform X1; its protein translation is MTTEADGDHCGGSQADKLLAPLSDSDDTTSPVNVNMESHSGEKPFSCSACDKKFSNKSNMQKHMRTHTGETPYNCTVCAKGFVINADLTRHMRTHTGEKPFICSNCGKRFSQSGTLLSHMRTHTGEKPFTCSNCGKRFSQSGTLLSHMKTHTGEKIFSCSVCDKRFSDKRNMQTHMRTHTGEKPFSCSVCAKGFVVNSKLTLHMRTHTGEKPFNCSNCGKTFSQRGTMLSHMRTHTGEKLFSCSVCSKRFSNKRNMQTHIRSHTGEKPFSCSVCGKRFSNKNDMQTHMRTHTGDAPYSCSVCSKGFVRTCDLSRHVRTHTGEKPFNCSDCGKKFSQRGTMRSHMRTHTGEKPFSCSVCDERFSNKSNMQRHMRTHNGE